In Flavobacterium endoglycinae, one DNA window encodes the following:
- a CDS encoding sialate O-acetylesterase, producing the protein MKKLIVFILLIISAISSANVRMPILFSDGMVLQRDKQIPIWGFADANESIEIHFNKQIKKTTADKNGKWTVNLAAEKAGGPFELVVIGKNKITIKNVLVGEVWICSGQSNMEFQVSKTMNAEKEIADANYSMIRHFGIAQDLSGTPKEDLKQGKWEEATKQNVGNFTAVGYYFARKLYSELKIPIGIINTSWGGTNVETWTSREAFQNSPDFKSMIADVPVMNVDSISKLYAQKMKERVEKIQGTEVSTANENTFKELSFEDKNWGDLKTPSLWENQPLGDLDGVVWMRKTITLTAEDIKNKAILSLAKIDDEDVTYVNGIEVGRNTQYDLKRVYTVPDNILKEGKNVIAVRIVDNSGGGGIYGESQDLKLTIGTKVIPLDGNWKFRVIVVKTALSPNSYPSLLYNAMLNPLVPYAIQGVLWYQGEANVWRAKQYKKAFPLLINDWRTKFKQGNFPFYFVQLSTFDEFGGNSQKGSRWAELREAQSETLKLPNTGMAVTTDIGNAKDIHPTNKQDIGLRLAAIAMNNIYGKKQVHSGPTYKFQEIKGNQIILTFDNIGSGLSTPNSDELKGFEIAGADKVFHSAKAIIKDNKIIVSSDQVQNPVAVHYGWADDDTAINLFNKEKFPASPFRTDNWEMITANEIYKVSK; encoded by the coding sequence ATGAAAAAGTTAATAGTTTTTATTTTATTGATAATTAGTGCAATATCTAGCGCTAATGTACGAATGCCTATACTTTTTTCTGACGGAATGGTGTTGCAAAGAGACAAGCAAATTCCGATTTGGGGTTTTGCCGATGCCAATGAAAGTATAGAAATTCATTTCAACAAACAAATTAAGAAAACAACAGCCGATAAAAACGGAAAATGGACGGTAAATTTAGCTGCCGAAAAAGCCGGCGGACCATTCGAATTGGTTGTAATCGGAAAAAATAAAATTACCATCAAAAATGTTTTGGTTGGAGAAGTTTGGATTTGCAGCGGACAATCGAATATGGAATTTCAAGTTTCCAAAACCATGAATGCTGAAAAAGAAATTGCAGACGCCAATTATTCAATGATTCGTCATTTTGGTATAGCGCAGGATTTAAGCGGAACCCCAAAAGAAGATTTAAAACAAGGGAAATGGGAAGAAGCTACCAAACAAAACGTAGGGAACTTTACAGCTGTCGGCTATTATTTCGCCAGAAAATTATATTCAGAATTAAAAATTCCAATCGGAATCATCAATACTTCTTGGGGCGGAACCAATGTAGAAACTTGGACAAGCCGTGAAGCGTTTCAAAATAGTCCTGATTTTAAATCAATGATTGCCGATGTTCCCGTGATGAACGTGGATTCAATTTCGAAACTGTACGCCCAAAAAATGAAAGAAAGAGTCGAAAAGATTCAAGGAACAGAAGTAAGTACTGCAAACGAAAATACATTTAAAGAACTTTCTTTCGAGGATAAAAATTGGGGCGATTTAAAAACACCGAGTTTATGGGAAAATCAACCGCTTGGCGATTTAGATGGTGTGGTTTGGATGCGTAAAACAATTACCTTAACCGCAGAAGATATTAAAAACAAAGCAATTTTAAGTCTAGCAAAAATCGATGACGAAGATGTTACCTATGTAAACGGAATTGAAGTGGGGCGAAATACACAATATGATTTAAAAAGAGTATACACAGTTCCAGACAATATTTTAAAAGAAGGAAAAAATGTAATTGCCGTTAGAATTGTAGATAACAGTGGAGGCGGAGGTATTTATGGAGAATCCCAAGATTTGAAATTAACAATAGGAACTAAAGTTATTCCGCTTGACGGAAATTGGAAATTTAGAGTTATTGTGGTCAAAACGGCATTATCGCCAAACAGTTATCCGTCGCTATTGTACAATGCCATGTTGAATCCTTTAGTTCCTTATGCGATTCAAGGTGTTCTGTGGTATCAAGGAGAGGCGAATGTTTGGAGAGCAAAACAATACAAAAAAGCTTTTCCATTATTGATTAATGATTGGAGAACCAAATTCAAACAAGGCAATTTTCCATTCTATTTTGTGCAATTATCAACTTTCGACGAATTTGGCGGCAACAGTCAAAAAGGAAGCCGTTGGGCAGAACTTCGCGAAGCACAATCTGAAACTTTGAAATTACCAAACACAGGAATGGCGGTTACAACTGACATTGGAAATGCAAAAGACATTCACCCAACCAACAAACAAGATATTGGTCTGCGTTTGGCAGCGATTGCAATGAACAATATTTACGGTAAAAAACAAGTTCACAGCGGACCAACGTATAAATTTCAGGAAATAAAAGGAAACCAAATTATCCTGACTTTCGATAACATCGGCAGCGGACTATCAACGCCAAATAGCGATGAATTAAAAGGATTTGAGATTGCAGGTGCAGACAAAGTTTTTCATTCCGCGAAAGCGATCATCAAAGACAACAAAATAATCGTTTCAAGTGATCAAGTTCAAAATCCAGTTGCCGTGCATTACGGTTGGGCAGACGACGATACGGCGATCAATCTTTTCAATAAAGAAAAATTCCCTGCATCACCATTCAGAACCGATAATTGGGAAATGATTACGGCAAACGAAATTTATAAAGTGAGTAAGTAG